The Falco biarmicus isolate bFalBia1 chromosome 20, bFalBia1.pri, whole genome shotgun sequence genome window below encodes:
- the C20H11orf52 gene encoding uncharacterized protein C11orf52 homolog, producing MGNLCSCGRAWNCPSSFKRKKEKQGTNVRHESQQHQPDRKAPTYEDVPEFPVYATVSKPKSVKQDDSIHYADIQVFTKVRERSAAEVKNLQMQNATEYATLNFPRPRLKYDSKNGTLV from the exons ATGGGCAACCTCTGCAGCTGCGGGCGAGCCTG GAATTGTCCTTcatcatttaaaagaaagaaagaaaagcaag gaacTAATGTGAGACATGAGAGCCAACAGCATCAGCCTGACAGGAAG GCTCCAACATACGAAGATGTCCCAGAGTTTCCTGTCTACGCCACCGTGAGTAAACCCAAGAGCGTGAAGCAGGATGACAGCATTCATTACGCAGACATCCAGGTGTTCACCAAGGTCCGGGAACGCTCTGCAGCAGAGGTGAAGAACTTACAAATGCAGAATGCCACAGAGTATGCCACCCTCAACTTCCCCCGGCCCAGACTGAAATATGACAGTAAGAATGGGACCTTGGTATAA